One genomic window of Pempheris klunzingeri isolate RE-2024b chromosome 12, fPemKlu1.hap1, whole genome shotgun sequence includes the following:
- the elovl5 gene encoding very long chain fatty acid elongase 5: METFNHKLNTYLESWMGPRDQRVRGWLLLDNYPPTFALTVMYLLIVWMGPKYMKHRQPYSCRGLLVLYNLGLTLLSLYMAYELVTAVWHGGYNFYCQDTHSAQEVDNKIINVLWWYYFSKLIEFMDTFFFILRKNNHQITFLHIYHHASMLNIWWFVMNWVPCGHSYFGASLNSFVHVVMYSYYGLSAIPAMRPYLWWKKYITQLQLIQFFLTMSQTLCAVVWPCGFPMGWLYFQIGYMVTLIILFSNFYIQTYKKHSVSLKKEHQNGSPASTNGHANGTPSSERPAHKKLRVD; this comes from the exons ATGGAGACTTTTAATCATAAACTGAACACTTACTTAGAGTCATGGATGGGTCCCAGAG ATCAGCGGGTGCGGGGATGGCTGCTGCTCGACAACTACCCACCAACCTTTGCACTCACAGTCATGTACCTTCTGATTGTGTGGATGGGGCCCAAGTACATGAAACACAGGCAGCCGTACTCCTGCAGAGGGCTCCTGGTGCTCTACAATCTGGGCCTCACACTCCTGTCCTTATACATGGCCTATGAG CTCGTTACTGCCGTGTGGCACGGCGGCTACAACTTCTACTGCCAGGACACTCACAGCGCACAGGAAGTGGATAATAAG ATCATAAATGTCCTGTGGTGGTACTACTTCTCCAAGCTCATCGAGTTCATGGACACCTTTTTCTTCATACTACGAAAGAACAATCACCAGATCACATTTCTCCACATCTACCACCACGCCAGCATGCTGAATATCTGGTGGTTCGTCATGAACTGGGTTCCCTGCGGCCACT CGTACTTCGGCGCCTCGTTAAACAGCTTCGTCCACGTCGTGATGTATTCGTACTACGGACTCTCAGCCATCCCGGCCATGCGACCGTACCTTTGGTGGAAGAAGTACATCACGCAGTTACAGCTG ATCCAGTTCTTTTTAACCATGTCCCAGACGCTGTGTGCCGTCGTATGGCCGTGCGGCTTCCCCATGGGATGGCTGTACTTCCAAATAGGTTACATGGTCACGCTCATCATCCTTTTCTCAAACTTCTACATTCAG ACGTACAAGAAGCACAGCGTTTCTCTAAAGAAGGAGCACCAGAACGGCTCTCCTGCCTCCACAAATGGACATGCAAATGGGACGCCATCTTCGGAGCGCCCTGCACACAAGAAGCTGCGGGTGGATTGA
- the fbxo9 gene encoding F-box only protein 9 — protein MAEENDIGGTIEDEDEGSDDPNLQVQLNAFRAQWMSELKPNSGASGTSERLLKPRGVMKTPEIAREEKATELFLRAVQEEQNGAVYEAIKFYRMAMQLVPDIEFKINYSRPVDADRVGGNYIKDSDADGEIEDLLAYFEQELTLESSFPKICIPELEMTQLHISALPREILMYIFRWVVSSDLDMRALEQLSLVCRGFYICARDPELWHSACLRVWGRNCTKVVPFKSWREMFLRRPRVRFDGVYISKTSYIRQGEESLDGFYRAWHHVEYYRYLRFFPDGHVIMLTTPDDPLTVVPRLRTRNTRMDSVLLGHFRLSQETDNQTKVFAVCKKKEEKGAEFQRNRFCRRNPTPEAEHNFHMGLHLSSGGRQSFSKLVWIHHSCHITYKPTGETVVTTFDLDGMYTPFYFARVKSYTAASEQPL, from the exons ATG GCTGAAGAAAATGATATTGGAGGTACAAtagaggatgaagatgaaggttcAGACGATCCAAACCTTCAG GTGCAGCTCAATGCGTTCAGAGCTCAGTGGATGTCTGAGCTCAAACCGAACTCCGGGGCGAGTGGAACGAGCGAACGGCTGCTGAAACCTAGAGGTGTGATGAAGACGCCGGAAATCGCTCGGGAGGAAAAA GCCACAGAGTTGTTCTTAAGAGCTGTTCAGGAGGAGCAGAATGGGGCCGTCTATGAGG CTATCAAGTTCTACCGCATGGCGATGCAGCTTGTGCCCGACATTGAGTTTAAGATCAACTACAGCCGCCCCGTTGATGCAGACCGAGTTGGAGGGAACTA catTAAGGACAGCGATGCTGATGGCGAGATCGAGGATCTCCTTGCCTACTTTGAGCAGGAGCTCACCCTCGAAAGCTCCTTTCCAAAGATCTGCATTCCTGAGTTGGAAATGACTCAGCTGCACATTTCAG CCTTGCCGAGGGAAATCCTGATGTACATTTTTCGTTGGGTGGTGTCAAGTGATCTGGACATGCGAGCCCTGGAGCAGCTCTCTTTGGTTTGTCGTGGGTTTTACATTTGTGCAAG GGACCCGGAGCTTTGGCATTCAGCCTGCTTGAGAGTGTGGGGACGGAACTGCACCAAAGTTGTACCCTTCAAGTCCTGGAGGGAGATGTTCCTGCGAAGGCCTCGTGTCCGATTTGATG GTGTCTACATCAGCAAGACATCGTACATCCGTCAAGGAGAGGAATCGCTGGATGGGTTTTACAGGGCTTGGCACCACGTGGAGTACTACAG GTACCTCCGGTTCTTCCCCGACGGCCACGTCATCATGCTGACCACCCCTGACGACCCTCTGACTGTCGTTCCTCGCTTGCGTACCAGGAACACGAG AATGGATTCTGTTCTGCTCGGTCATTTCCGTCtgtcacaggagacggacaatCAAACCAAAGTTTTTGCTGTCTgtaagaaaaaggaggag AAAGGGGCCGAGTTTCAAAGGAATCGGTTCTGCAGGCGGAACCCAACTCCGGAGGCTGAACACAACTTCCACATGGGGCTGCATCTGTCCTCTGGGGGGCGTCAGAGTTTCAGTAAGCTGGTGTGGATCCACCACTCCTGCCACATCACGTACAA GCCGACTGGGGAGACGGTCGTCACTACGTTCGACCTGGACGGGATGTACACACCTTTCTACTTTGCACGCGTGAAGAGCTACACTGCTGCCTCGGAGCAGCCTCTTTAA
- the LOC139210763 gene encoding serine/threonine-protein kinase ICK-like codes for MNRYTTIRQLGDGTYGSVILGRSLELGELVAIKKMKRKFYSWEECMNLREVKSLKKLNHANVIKLKEVIRENDHLYFIFEYMKENLYQLMKDRTRLFPESAVRNIMFQILQGLAFIHKHGFFHRDMKPENLLCMGPELVKIADFGLAREIRSRPPYTDYVSTRWYRAPEVLLRSTSYSSPIDQWAVGCIMAELYTLRPLFPGSSEVDTIFKICQVLGTPKKNDWPEGYQLASAMNFRWPQCVPSNLKTLIPNASAEAIHLMTDLLQWDPKKRPASAQALRYSYFHVGQALGTPQQILEQGRPQPALVPLQAPLQTQQQPLLLKPVPPSQPPPPNQHCSPSRPLQQIQPSPVSAAAQAAAYQRHTELVREQQQPKHILKREQTEGTPQSHLPYIVDKSLQSKQTRQESENSNLLSYQVKPKGGRRRWGHGTGHLKGDEWDDYEETDLTSISILGKSNFSTGKSRQGEDALSRYGNVLDFSRPKGKEDGPLNLNKSAAYQEPSRAASAKQHYLRQSRYLPGISTKKNVAINASKDLSGSHLWGNSSIPFGGTLPSRGAHGTNTIPGGYMPSFYKKDLGSAGLRGHQGPSVESTASNYATWQSGRSQMNTAANMPTANKSAAGLLPRPPVQSIHGRTDWSAKYGHR; via the exons ATGAATAGATACACCACCATCAGGCAGCTCGGGGATGGCACCTACGGCTCCGTCATCCTCGGCCGCAGTCTGGAGTTAGGAGAGCTGGTTGCCATAAAGAA aatgaaaagaaaattctACTCTTGGGAAGAATGCATGAACCTTCGTGAAGTCAAG TCCTTAAAGAAACTCAACCACGCTAATGTGATCAAACTCAAGGAGGTAATTCGAGAAAATGATCACTTGTACTTTATATTTGAGTACATGAAGGAAAATTTATATCAGCTAATGAAAGACAG GACTCGGTTGTTTCCTGAATCCGCTGTAAGAAATATCATGTTTCAGATACTACAGGGGCTGGCATTCATTCATAAACATG ggttttTTCACAGGGACATGAAGCCTGAGAATCTTCTGTGCATGGGCCCAGAGCTGGTGAAAATAGCCGACTTTGGTCTCGCCAGAGAGATCAGATCTCGACCGCCGTACACGGACTACGTCTCCACTAGATG GTACCGAGCCCCGGAGGTGCTCCTCAGATCCACATCCTACAGCTCACCCATAGACCAGTGGGCAGTCGGCTGCATCATGGCAGAGCTTTACACCCTCAGGCCTCTTTTCCCAGGCTCCAGTGAAGTAGACACCATATTCAAGATTTGCCAAGTGTTGGGAACACCAAAGAAG AATGACTGGCCAGAGGGATACCAGCTGGCGAGTGCTATGAATTTCCGGTGGCCTCAGTGCGTTCCCAGTAATCTGAAGACGCTGATCCCGAATGCCAGTGCTGAAGCCATCCATCTGATGACAGACCTGCTCCAGTGGGATCCCAAGAAGAGACCAGCTTCAGCCCAG GCTCTCAGGTACTCGTACTTCCACGTGGGCCAGGCTTTGGGCACTCCTCAGCAGATCCTGGAGCAGGGCCGACCTCAGCCGGCCCTTGTGCCGCTGCAGGCTCCCTTACAGACACAACAGCAACCCCTGCTGCTGAAGCCCGTGCCCCCCTCCCAGCCTCCGCCCCCCAACCAGCACTGCTCCCCGTCCCGGCCGCTCCAGCAGATCCAGCCCTCCCCCGTGTCTGCGGCTGCCCAGGCGGCAGCGTACCAACGCCACACCGAGCTGGTGCGAGAGCAGCAGCAACCGAAGCACATCCTGAAGCGGGAACAGACCGAAGGAACGCCGCAGAGCCATCTTCCTTACATTGTTGACAAGAGTCTCCAGAGCAAG CAAACAAGACAGGAGTCCGAAAACTCGAACCTGCTGAGCTATCAGGTGAAACCTAAAGGAGGGCGGCGGCGTTGGGGCCACGGCACAGGACACCTGAAGGGAGACGAGTGGGACGACTATGAAGAAACCGATCTGACGTCCATAAGTATTCTTGGGAAAAGTAACTTCTCCACCGGGAAGTCGAGGCAGGGGGAGGACGCCCTGAGCAG ATATGGAAATGTTCTGGATTTCAGTCGACCCAAAGGAAAAGAAGATGGACCTTTGAACCTGAACAAGTCTGCAGCCTACCAAGAGCCATCAAGAGCCGCCTCTGCTAAACAGCACTACCTGAGGCAGTCCAGATATTTACCTG GCATTAGTACAAAGAAGAACGTGGCCATAAATGCCAGTAAAGACCTCTCCGGTAGCCATCTTTGGGGCAACAGCAGTATTCCTTTTGGAGGGACTCTGCCCAGCAGGGGCGCTCATG gcaCAAACACGATCCCCGGCGGATACATGCCGTCGTTTTACAAAAAGGACCTCGGTTCGGCCGGTCTCAGAGGACATCAGGGTCCTTCAGTGGAATCAACAGCATCAA ATTATGCAACGTGGCAGTCTGGCCGCAGTCAGATGAACACCGCCGCCAACATGCCAACGGCCAACAAGAGCGCCGCCGGTCTGCTGCCGCGCCCGCCGGTCCAGTCGATCCACGGGCGAACAGACTGGTCTGCCAAATACGGACACCGCTAG
- the LOC139210652 gene encoding glutathione S-transferase A4-like: MAGRVVLHYFNGRGKMESIRWLLAVAEVEFDEMHMTTREQYEKLLSDGALMFQQVPMVEIDGMKLIQSKAILNYIAEKHNLHGANLKDRVMINMYSEGIMDLMEMIMMLPFTPDPKPKLDNIHSKAKERYFPVFEKAVTGHIYLVGGKLSVADVQLLECTLMVEEKFPGIMADFPNLKSFQGRMTQIPAIGRFLQPGSKRKPQPDEVYVKTVMEVLNIKLPLP; the protein is encoded by the exons ATGGCTGGAAGGGTTGTGCTGCACTACTTCAACGGGAGGGGGAAAATGGAGTCAATCCGGTGGCTTCTGGCCGTCGCTGAGGTGGAA TTTGATGAGATGCATATGACAACCAGGGAGCAGTATGAAAAACTCCTGAGTG ATGGAGCGCTTATGTTTCAGCAGGTCCCCATGGTGGAAATTGATGGCATGAAGCTCATCCAGTCGAAGGCGATCCTGAATTACATCGCAGAGAAGCACAACCTTCATGGGGCAAATCTGAAAGACCGTGTCAT GATCAACATGTACTCAGAGGGAATCATGGACCTCATGGAGATGATCATGATGCTGCCCTTCACCCCAGATCCAAAACCAAAACTGGACAACATTCACAGCAAAGCAAAAGAGCGCTACTTCCCCGTGTTTGAGAAG GCGGTGACTGGACACATTTACCTGGTGGGAGGTAAACTAAGCGTTGCAGATGTGCAGCTGCTTGAATGCACCCTGATGGTGGAGGAGAAATTCCCTGGAATTATGGCCGACTTTCCCAACCTGAAG TCTTTCCAGGGAAGGATGACCCAGATTCCCGCCATCGGCAGGTTCCTGCAGCCAGGCAGCAAGAGGAAGCCGCAGCCAGATGAAGTTTACGTAAAGACCGTCATGGAGGTGTTAAACATTAAATTACCTCTTCCATGA
- the tmem14a gene encoding transmembrane protein 14A, translated as MALDWIGFSYAAAIAFGGFMGYKRKGSVMSLMAGLVFGLLSAYGAYNTSNDSKDIKVSLLASGTLAVVMGMRYKKSGKLMPGVMSGLSLLMVFRLLLLLVV; from the exons ATGGCACTGGACTGGATTGGATTCAGCTATGCCGCAGCCATCGCCTTTGGAGGATTTATGGGATATAAGAGAAAAG GCAGCGTCATGTCTTTGATGGCTGGTTTGGTTTTTGGCTTATTATCAGCTTATGGTGCATACAACACCTCTAATGACTCCAAGGACATCAAAGTCTCATTGC tGGCCTCAGGAACCCTCGCCGTCGTGATGGGAATGAGATACAAGAAATCTGGAAAATTGATGCCCGGCGTTATGTCGGGGCTGAG TTTGTTGATGGTGTTTCGACTGTTACTGCTCCTCGTGGTGTGA